The Candidatus Effluviviaceae Genus I sp. genomic interval GTGGGGTCCGGCTTGGCGATCATGTCGCTCTCGTGGATCCTCGTGAACCCCTCGATGGACGAGCCGTCGAAGCCCTTCCCGTTGTCGAGCGCGTCCTCGAGCTCGCCGCGCGTGATGGTCACGCACTTCGGGAACCCGACGATGTCCGTGAAGAGAAGGCGGATGAAGCGGATCCTGCGGTCGTCGACCGTCCTGAGCACCTCGTCTCTGCTCGCGGCCACGGTGGTCCCCTCCGGCGGATCGCTGCGCCCGTTGTCAGTTGGCCCACCATGATGTACCATGACGCCCGACGATTCAAGGCCGCTCTGGACGGTTCCCGTGGAGGCGCCCCGTGGCATCCGACGCGCTGCTCGTCTCGCTGCTCCTGCTCCGCATCCCCGGCCTGCACGGCGCGGAGCTCCCGTATCCGGCGAGGGAGGCCGCCGCGACCTCGGCGGTCGTGACGGTCCCCGTCGGGATCTTGCTCTTCATCTTGGCGAGGGTGTTCCTGAAGGGGACGTACCTCGGGCTCGTGGCCGGCTACACGAAGGAGACCGTGGCCGACCCGACGCGGCTCGGCAGGTTCGTCGGGCGGATGATGGTGGCGCTCGGGACGTTCATGCTGCTCTTCCCGATCGCCGTGCGCCTGTGGGGGGTCGCGGCGTTCTTGCTCTTCCTGGCGGTCGTCGTGGGGTTCTGCATCGCCGTCCTCGTCGGGACGGCGTGGTACGAGCGGGGATAGGCCGGGCGCCGGGGCGCGGCGGAACCGCGCCGGGCCCGTCCGCTCTACGTCCCCGCGTCGCGCAGCCGCTCGCGGTACTGCCGCTCGTAGTACTCCCTGAACTCGCCCGACTTGATCCGCCTCCACCACTCCGGGTGCGCCGCGTACCAGCGGACCGCGTCGAGGACCGCCGCCCTCGCGTCGTAGCGCGGCTTCCAGCCGAGCGCGCGGATCCGCGACGAGTCGATGGCGTAGCGTGGGTCGTGCCCCTCGCGGTCGCGGACGTGCCGGATGAGGCTGTCGGGCTTGCCCAGCTCCGCGAGGATCAGGCGCGCGAGATCGACGTTCCGCATGTGGTTGCCCGCGCCGACGTTGTACACGCCGCCCGGCTCGCCCTCTTCGAGCGCGAGCGCG includes:
- a CDS encoding DUF3784 domain-containing protein translates to MASDALLVSLLLLRIPGLHGAELPYPAREAAATSAVVTVPVGILLFILARVFLKGTYLGLVAGYTKETVADPTRLGRFVGRMMVALGTFMLLFPIAVRLWGVAAFLLFLAVVVGFCIAVLVGTAWYERG